A section of the Mangifera indica cultivar Alphonso chromosome 12, CATAS_Mindica_2.1, whole genome shotgun sequence genome encodes:
- the LOC123193324 gene encoding ubiquitin-like protein 5 has protein sequence MIEVVLNDRLGKKVRVKCNDDDTIGDLKKLVAAQTGTRADKIRIQKWYTIYKDHITLKDYEIHDGMGLELYYS, from the coding sequence ATGATTGAGGTGGTGTTGAACGATCGCCTGGGGAAGAAGGTGCGCGTGAAGTGCAACGATGACGACACCATTGGCGACTTGAAGAAGCTGGTGGCCGCTCAAACCGGTACTCGAGCTGATAAGATTCGGATTCAGAAGTGGTATACCATCTACAAGGACCACATCACGCTTAAGGACTATGAGATCCATGATGGCATGGGCCTTGAGCTCTACTACAGCTAA
- the LOC123193679 gene encoding auxin response factor 16-like has protein sequence MVTVMDAAKDSLNKNTTTESCLDSQLWHACAGGMVQMPLINSKVFYFPQGHLEHAKGNIELSNLNLPAMIPCRVTAIKYMADTETDEVFAKIRMIAMKNNGLDDFEDLGFDGNGGINQCSEKPASFAKTLTQSDANNGGGFSVPRYCAETIFPRLDYSAEPPVQAILAKDVHGEVWKFRHIYRGTPRRHLLTTGWSNFVNQKKLVAGDSIVFLRAENGDLYVGIRRAKKGGIGGGSDYSVGWNSGGGSCGFPFGGYSGYMREDENKLKRRNSIGDLRGKVRAESVVEAATLAANGQPFEVVYYPRASTPEFVVKASAVRAAMQIQWCSGMRFKMAFETEDSSRISWFMGTISSVQVADPVRWPNSPWRLLQVAWDEPDLLQNVKRVSPWLVELVSSIPAIHLSPFSTPRKKLRLPEHPDFSLINQLPMPPFSRNPLMTSSPLSCISDNTAAGIQGARHAQYGLSSNLHLSKLQSGLFPVGFQQHDHVARPARICGGNFLSDTRNNENVSCLLSMGNSTQNFKDNNEIKTPHILLFGQLILPQQHSSQSCSGDTIGNSSSDCNPEKTAMSSDGSGCAVHQNVTLENSSDAGSSWCKDHQKSDIGLETGHCKVFMESEAVGRTLDLSVLGSYEELYQKLANMFGIGSSVMFSNVLYRDAAGSIKHTGDEPFGEFLKTAIRLTILTDSGSDSVGR, from the exons ATGGTTACAGTTATGGATGCGGCAAAGGACTCGTTGAACAAGAATACAACAACAGAAAGCTGTTTAGATTCACAACTATGGCATGCTTGTGCTGGTGGTATGGTTCAAATGCCATTAATAAACTCTAAAGTGTTTTATTTTCCTCAGGGTCACTTAGAACATGCTAAAGGGAATATAGAATTGTCAAATCTTAACCTTCCTGCAATGATCCCGTGTCGCGTAACTGCCATAAAGTATATGGCAGATACTGAAACTGATGAGGTTTTTGCGAAAATTAGGATGATTGCTATGAAAAACAATGGGTTAGATGATTTTGAGGATTTGGGGTTTGATGGAAATGGAGGAATTAATCAGTGTAGTGAAAAGCCTGCGTCTTTTGCTAAGACTTTGACACAATCTGATGCAAACAATGGTGGGGGGTTTTCTGTTCCACGTTATTGTGCTGAGACTATATTTCCAAGGTTGGATTATAGTGCAGAACCTCCTGTTCAAGCCATTCTTGCAAAGGATGTGCATGGTGAAGTATGGAAGTTTAGGCATATTTATAGAGGAACACCTCGTCGTCATCTTCTTACGACAGGTTGGAGTAATTTTGTGAATCAGAAGAAGCTTGTTGCAGGAGATTCTATAGTTTTTCTGAGAGCAGAGAATGGGGATCTATATGTGGGGATTAGAAGGGCAAAAAAGGGAGGAATTGGTGGTGGATCTGATTATTCAGTTGGCTGGAACTCAGGAGGTGGAAGCTGTGGCTTTCCTTTTGGGGGATATTCAGGTTATATGAGGGAGGATGAGAATAAATTAAAGAGGAGAAATTCTATTGGTGATTTGAGGGGGAAAGTGAGGGCTGAGTCTGTTGTTGAAGCTGCAACTCTTGCTGCTAATGGACAACCCTTTGAGGTTGTTTACTACCCTCGTGCAAGCACACCAGAGTTTGTTGTGAAGGCCTCAGCTGTGAGAGCTGCAATGCAAATCCAGTGGTGTTCGGGAATGAGATTTAAAATGGCTTTTGAAACTGAGGATTCATCTCGGATCAGCTGGTTTATGGGAACCATCTCTTCTGTGCAGGTTGCTGATCCCGTTCGTTGGCCTAATTCCCCATGGCGGCTTCTGCAG GTAGCATGGGATGAGCCAGATCTGCTCCAGAATGTGAAGCGAGTTAGCCCATGGTTGGTTGAACTGGTATCAAGCATACCAGCTATCCATCTCTCTCCCTTCTCAACACCAAGAAAGAAATTGCGGCTTCCTGAACACCCtgatttttctttgattaaCCAACTTCCAATGCCACCATTTTCCAGAAACCCCCTCATGACCAGCAGTCCATTAAGTTGCATTTCAGACAATACTGCTGCAGGCATACAGGGAGCCAGGCATGCCCAATATGGACTATCTTCAAATCTCCACTTAAGCAAGCTGCAGTCAGGTCTATTTCCTGTTGGTTTTCAGCAGCATGATCATGTCGCACGACCTGCTAGAATCTGTGGTGGCAATTTTCTGAGTGACACCAGAAATAATGAGAATGTGTCTTGCTTGCTGAGTATGGGAAATTCCACCCAGAATTTTAAGGAcaacaatgaaataaaaactcCTCACATCTTATTGTTTGGTCAACTCATTCTCCCCCAGCAACATAGTTCACAAAGTTGCTCTGGTGATACCATTGGAAACAGTTCATCAGATTGCAATCCAGAAAAGACAGCAATGTCTTCTGATGGCTCTGGTTGTGCAGTTCATCAGAATGTTACACTAGAAAACTCTTCTGATGCGGGGTCTTCTTGGTGCAAAGATCACCAAAAATCTGATATTGGTTTGGAGACTGGTCATTGTAAAGTGTTCATGGAATCAGAGGCTGTAGGCCGAACCCTTGATCTGTCCGTACTTGGGTCATACGAAGAACTTTATCAAAAGTTAGCCAACATGTTTGGCATAGGAAGTTCTGTAATGTTTAGTAATGTGTTGTACCGGGATGCTGCAGGTTCTATTAAACACACTGGGGATGAACCCTTCGG TGAATTTCTGAAGACGGCGATAAGGCTAACTATTCTGACAGATTCAGGCAGTGACAGTGTGGGCAGATAG
- the LOC123192917 gene encoding uncharacterized protein LOC123192917, producing the protein MRTLPLGASSLPVNNLNFKKQSTHSYFFSSSSRISLSHQTSSSPSKFGVCRASQVVELFPTVSPEIVVREARLEDCWEVAETHCSCFFPEYSFPLDLVLRVDRLLAMLSGFTVQHGSRRICLVAVDGSSVDQTFFGSEDFKIGGLDRIFSLNRGYVTGILTVDTVADFLPRKGPLRLRRTGIAYISNVAVREKFRRKGIAKRLIAKAEAIARTWGCRAIALHCDLNNPGATKLYKGQGFKSIKVPEGANWPLPRTSPDIKFSFMMKLLNSPSPA; encoded by the exons ATGCGAACCTTACCTTTGGGAGCCTCTTCTCTCCCCGTTAACAATCTTAATTTCAAGAAACAATCGACACACTCttactttttttcttcatcttccaggatttctctttctcatcagacctcttcttctccttccaAATTCG GAGTATGCAGAGCCAGTCAAGTGGTTGAACTATTTCCGACTGTGTCTCCTGAGATTGTTGTTAGGGAGGCAAGGTTGGAGGATTGTTGGGAAGTGGCAGAGACTCACTGCAGCTGCTTCTTCCCGGAATATTCATTTCCTTTAGATTTGGTGTTGCGCGTCGACAGGTTGTTGGCTATGCTATCCGGATTCACTGTGCAGCATGGTAGTAGGAGAATTTGTTTGGTAGCCGTTGACGGTAGCTCGGTTGATCAAACCTTTTTTGGAAGTGAAGATTTCAAAATTGGTGGTCTTGATAGAATATTCAGTCTGAATAGAGGTTATGTTACCGGGATATTGACAGTGGATACAGTGGCCGATTTTCTTCCAAGGAAAGGACCTCTTCGGCTGAGAAG GACTGGAATTGCGTACATATCCAATGTAGCAGTTCGGGAGAAATTTCGGAGGAAGGGAATAGCGAAAAGGCTGATTGCAAAAGCTGAGGCAATAGCCAGGACCTGGGGCTGCCGAGCAATAGCACTGCACTGTGATTTGAACAACCCTGGTGCGACAAAGCTATACAAAGGCCAGGGTTTCAAAAGTATTAAGGTTCCGGAAGGAGCGAACTGGCCTCTGCCAAGGACCTCTCCAGATATCAAGTTCAGCTTCATGATGAAGCTTCTAAACTCCCCTTCCCCTGCTTAG
- the LOC123192916 gene encoding LOW QUALITY PROTEIN: phosphomannomutase/phosphoglucomutase-like (The sequence of the model RefSeq protein was modified relative to this genomic sequence to represent the inferred CDS: inserted 1 base in 1 codon; substituted 1 base at 1 genomic stop codon), with translation MSGKIVQNVFVAQTYQKNWKFRTQYRRDCCXPCLCNLLPFQRGKLAWTAMSSMQMRNPSKYQSGFSNRGTVYCNASSTTAAPALDKVDFLRLQNGSDIRGVAVAGVEGEPITLTEPVTEAIAAAFAAWLLDKKMADASQHLCISVGHDSRISAQMLQDAVSQGIADAGLDVVQYGLASTPAMFYSTLTEDDAFICPVDGAIMITASHLPYNXNGFKFFTNAGGLGKADIRDILERAAHIYSNFTEEGLLNSQKKASTSVKKVDYMSVYASDLVKAVRKAAGNIEKPLEGFHIVVDAGNGAGGFFAAKVLEPLGAITSGSQFLEPDGLFPNHIPNPEDKVAMKAIIQAVLDNKADLGIIFDTDVDRSAAVDSTGHEFNRNCLIALMSAIVLEEHPGTTIVTDSVTSDGLTTFIEKKLGGKHHQFKRGYKNVIDEAVRLNSIGEETHLAIETSGHGALKENHWLDDGAYLMVKLLNKLASARAAGVGGGSKVLTDLVEGLEEPGFAVELRLKIDENRPDLKGGSFRDYGEAALKHLENCIDSDPKLQKAPINYEGVRVSGFGGWFLLRLSLHDPVLPLNIEATSCEEAVKLGLAVSAAVKEFQALETSALDKFIQAS, from the exons ATGTCAGGGAAGATTGTTCAAAATGTTTTTGTAGCACAGACCTACCAAAAGAATTGGAAGTTCAGGACCCAATACCGAAGGGACTGTT GCCCTTGTTTGTGCAACTTACTTCCCTTTCAACGAGGGAAGTTGGCATGGACTGCCATGTCTTCCATGCAAATGCGCAACCCATCCAAATACCAGAGTGGTTTTAGTAACCGAGGAACTGTTTACTGCAATG CTTCATCTACTACTGCAGCACCAGCACTTGACAAAGTTGATTTTCTTAGACTTCAAAATGGCAG TGATATTCGTGGTGTTGCTGTTGCTGGTGTTGAGGGAGAACCTATTACTCTCACTGAACCAGTTACAGAAGCAATAGCAGCTGCTTTTGCTGCATGGTTATTGGACAAGAAAATGGCTGATGCCTCCCAACATTTGTGTATTTCAGTTGGTCATGATTCTCGCATATCTGCACAAATGTTACAG GATGCAGTTTCACAAGGCATTGCTGATGCTGGTCTGGATGTTGTTCAATATGG TTTAGCATCTACACCAGCAATGTTTTATAGCACGCTCACGGAAGATGATGCATTTATATGTCCAGTTGATGGGGCTATTATGATTACAG CTAGTCATCTGCCTTACAACTGAAATGGGTTCAAATTCTTCACAAATGCTGGAGGGCTTGGGAAAGCTGATATCAGAGACATCCTGGAGCGTGCTGCACATATATACAGTAATTTTACTGAAGAAGGTTTATTGAATTCACAGAAGAAAGCCTCCACATCTGTTAAGAAAGTTGATTACATGTCGGTGTATGCATCTGATCTGGTAAAGGCTGTCCGCAAAGCTGCTGGAAATATAG AGAAGCCGTTGGAGGGATTccatattgttgttgatgcAGGAAATGGAGCAGGGGGATTTTTTGCt GCTAAGGTTCTTGAGCCTCTGGGTGCTATAACTTCTGGCAGTCAGTTCTTGGAGCCTGATG GTTTGTTTCCTAATCATATTCCCAACCCAGAGGATAAGGTAGCAATGAAAGCTATCATTCAGGCAGTCCTTGATAACAAAGCTGACTTAGGGATCATCTTTGACACTGATGTTGacag ATCTGCTGCTGTGGACTCAACTGGTCACGAATTTAACAGGAATTGTCTAATAGCCCTTATGTCTGCCATTGTTCTTGAGGAA CATCCAGGAACAACTATTGTTACAGATAGTGTGACTTCAGATGGGCTGACAACTTTCATTGAAAAGAAACTTG GAGGAAAGCACCATCAGTTCAAAAGAGGGTATAAAAATGTCATTGATGAAGCTGTTCGTTTG AATTCTATTGGAGAGGAAACACATCTGGCTATTGAAACCAGTGGCCATGGAGCTCTCAAGGAAAATCACTGGCTTGATGATGGGGCATATCTCATG GTTAAACTCTTAAATAAACTTGCTTCAGCCAGAGCTGCTGGAGTTGGTGGTGGTAGCAAAGTTTTGACTGATTTGGTAGAGGGTCTTGAAGAACCTGGATTTGCTGTGGAATTGAGActgaaaattgatgaaaatcgTCCAGATCTTAAAGGAGG ATCTTTCCGTGATTATGGGGAGGCTGCGTTGAAACATTTAGAGAACTGTATAGATTCTGATCCAAAGCTTCAGAAAGCTCCTATTAACTATGAAGGG GTTAGAGTTTCTGGTTTTGGTGGATGGTTTCTTCTAAGACTCTCTCTTCACGACCCTGTTCTTCCCCTTAACATCGAG GCAACTAGCTGTGAAGAGGCTGTGAAACTTGGACTTGCTGTGTCTGCTGCCGTTAAGGAGTTCCAAGCTTTGGAGACATCTGCCTTAGACAAATTCATCCAAGCATC GTAA